One Salvia splendens isolate huo1 chromosome 1, SspV2, whole genome shotgun sequence genomic window, TTACGAACCTTACTTTGGAGCAGGAACCTGGCCCTTCTTGCACAACACTTCATTATATAGAGGGCTTGGGCTGGTGAGCATTCGACTCGTGCACAATGGAGTTTTTCATGTTTCCCTAGCTTACTAATATTCAGCTGATGCAATGTTTGAATGCATTGTCTAGTCCTCGAAAGGTAGAAGACCTGGAGCTGATGATGTTGATGGGCCTTCTCGTCTCCCTTTGTTGAATAATGCCTACTATCGAGAGGTCTTAGGAGAATATGGAGCCTTTTTTGCAATTGCTAATCGGGTTGACCGCATCCATAAAAATGCTTGGATAGGATTTCAGTCCTGGAGAGCAACAGCACGCATGGTACCTTTATTCTGCTCTTTAAGCATAATGTGGCTATCCCTTGTTTCGTCACTAATTTTTTTGCAACTCTAGATTAACCAGAAAGTACTTCGGTTAATTGGAGACACATATCATGGTTTGTAATTGTTGATTGTCATGCAAAATAACTTGTTCAATGGTATTCATTGAAATGATGTTCCAATAAGAAATGGAATAAATGTCTTCGATTTCAAATATGCTACCGAGATGTTTGTTATTACTTGCTTTATCACTTTAAATACTCTTTCGCTTGTCAACTCTAAcacaaagaaaatatttatgaaGCATTTTGTGCGGTTTGTTCCTCAATAAATACCGATCCATGTCTAACATGAATAACGTAACAGGTATCTTTGTCCAAGACTGCTGAAAGATCATTGTTGGATGCTTTAGAAGCACGAAGACATGGGGACACTCTGTACTTCTGGGCCAGGCTTGACAAGGACCCAAGAAACCCATTGAAACAGGATTTCTGGTCATTCTGTGATGCTATAAATGCCGGGAATTGCCAGTAAGTATTCTCGTGTTTATTTTATCATTAAAGTTCATCTCATCCCACACAAGGCAGGAGAAATAATGTGCTTAATGTGATATTGGATCACTCCTACCATATGTTGCACATTTGCTATTTTCTCAAAATGTTGGCACGGGGTTTAAATTTGTATGTGTGTTTGACCTGCTTTAACTTGTTTTGTGGCTATTAGGTTTGTGTTCTCGGAGTCTCTGAAACAGATGTATGGCATAAAACACAACTTGAGTTCTTTACCCGTCATGCCTTCGGGTGATGGCACTTGGTCGGTCATGCATTCGTGGGCTCTTCCTACCAAGACCTTCTTGGAGTTCGTCATGTTTTCAAGGTTTGAACTCTTTAATTCCTGTTCTGGTAAGGTTCTAACAAATGAACATATCTTTTAACAAACTATTGTTTTGCCAATTTATAGAATCTTCGTGGATGCACTTGATGCACGATTCCACGAGGATCACCAAAAACGGGGGATCTGCTGTCTTGGCATATCAAAGGTACTTTTCCTTTAATCACATTCAGTAAAGAAACAGTGAATTCTTTGTTGTAAATATCCTctcaatatatatattatctgaAATGTGTCAGGACAAGTATTGCTACTCTCGTTTGCTCGAATTGCTAGTAAATGTTTGGGCATACCATAGTGCAAGAAGAATGGTTTATGTCGATCCAGAGACGGGTTTTATGCAGGAACAGCATGGGCTAAAAGGCCGGAGGGGCCAGATGTGGATCAAGTGGTTTCAGTTCTCCACTCTTAAAGCCATGGATGAGGACTTGGCCGAGGAATCTGACATTGACCGCTCATACAAACGACGGCTGTGGCCATCAACTGGTGAAGTAATATGGCAAGGTACCTATGAGAAGGAGAGGAATctgaaaaataaagagaaggagaagaggaggaAAAAGAGTAAAGATAAAATTCAACGAATACGGAGACGAACTCATCAAAAAGTGATCGGGAAGTATGTGAAGCCGGCGGTGGAGGCGACGACGAATGCAACAGATCTTGGTCTGAGGTAGCACTAATATTTTCATACTAATTCTTTTGGGTTACCATTTGTTTCTATTCTTTTAGGATCAAGATTTGTGTCCAAGATAATAGATTGCATCCTTTTgattcttttctttctctttatttgGTCATTTTTTTGTGGCTTGTAAATGGTAGGTTAGTTTATAACTACATTCTATATTATCAACTCTCCCCATCATGGAGATTTGGTATTTGTTGTACCTTTAGAGAAAATTTGAAAAGGGAAATTCTATTATTCTAGGCTGCTTGTGTTGTAATATTAACTTCTCTTTATTTTTGTGCTATCGAAATTTATGTATCGTGTTAGATCTTCTTTAACTAAACCAAGCAAGCATGAGTTATAAGCTAAACTAAAATATGCATTCAAGCTTGTTatagagattaagaaaatcaaAATTAGTAGTACCAGTCTTTAGGATTCATATGTTTTTTTTGGAtgagtaaataaatttaaatttataggtCGCACCACGAAAGATTTGAACAAGCATTAATCTCTCTACCACCTAGCCAACTTGCACACACCATATGTTCTTTTCTAGCATGGCAATATTATCCTCggaattaataattttatattatatctAATCATGACaaatagttttattattttattttggaccTACCAACAAAATTAGAGTACTTGAGTATATATTTTGGTAACGTTTTTCTCTATAAAAGGCAACGTATTACATAAAATCAACAAATTTTTCTTAACTAATTCATCTTAGAAATTGTAGCAATGTGCATTAACACAAAGTGACAAAATATAACACAATTACAAAAACATCCAAAAGATTCAAAAATACTCAACTagcataaaaaatagttaacCAAGAACGAGCTATGAAGTGAAAACACAGCTGTCTGATCAAATTCAACATGTACAAGACAACTTATAACATCAAGAAATTAAAACTCTCAGCATCTTCTCTACGTTTTATTGATGCATAACAAGGAAAGATTGGATGATATGATACAGCAAACTGCTAGCTAGTAAACGATTGATTAAACGAAGATGTCCATATTGACAGCTTCTAACCAGATGAAACATCTAACACGGTCTAGATTACAGTTTGATCAAGGAGTTATGCGCCCGTCCTCAATTTTGGAGTCTTATGCTTGACGAAGAAAGCTGAGAGGACACTTCTACTGCGAACAGGGGGCCTAACTATTTCTCTTTGAGTAGGATTGTCAAATGACCGGTATGGAGTCAGAGGTTTCGATCCCTCAAGAAGATCCTGCATGTGAATGCAATTACCTCTTAAGTATATTAGAGGAAACAAACAAAACCAGTAGATGCATGTTGTTTAATAAGGATCTCATTTCTGGCAGGGTTTGAGATAAATTGGAGTACGAAAATTGAAAGCCAACTGATTCTAAGCCAGAAGCTCCATGTAATCATTAATTGTGGACACATTGCTGGACATAACACAAGTCCAGTTGGTCTAATTGCCCAAAAAGAAGAAATCTATGAGATCAGAGCCTGAGATGACCATGTGCAGTGTGAAGAGAACTACAGTTAAATATAGAACATTCTGGGGTTATTTTAACTTTACCCGTTGTACAGCACCCCGTGTTTGCATTTCTACACTTGAAGCCAGTGTGGATCTCATCCATGCATTCTTTTCAATATCTAGCCGATAAAGAATAAGTTTGACAAAATAAACACTTCTGCTAGATAATGTTACATTAACCAGAGGAACAAGTTCCACTGTGATATTTGCCTACCTAACATGTTGACTGCCCCTGAAGTTTTCCCATATGTTTGCGAGTTCtcattactgaaaaaataagcATATATTAGCGTTTGACCACTTGTTTTTCAGGTCGAGCATTTATAAGTCAAATGAGATTATAACAAAAAATCTAGGACAAACCTTATAATACCACGTACAGAGCCTTTCAGAGTCGACTTGGTTTCAGATGCTAAATGCCAAGAGAGAGTATTCGCAGCTGTAGCACCTAATAAAATATGTGATATAGACAAGTTAACCTAGTGGTTATATTTATTCCACAGCTGaatgtaataaacaaccattaaatgcaAAGAATATCAGCCACCTGGAGGATAAAGACGGGCTCTTGCTAGTGTAGGTTGCCTAGGATCAGTTTGTATATGTGGGTTAAAGTGCACCTTCTTGTTCACAGAATCTGGCCCGGGTAAAGCCAAGGAAAATTAATAGGGAGAATGAAAAGGAATAGAAACTTAACAGATACAGTTATTCTAGAATACGGTTATTAGTCTTACTTGGCAATATATAATGTTTGTGATGCCTTGGGATGATAGCTAATAATTGCTGTTGCCTAAGGCCTTCTTTTTCGGTATATATTTGACCTGTCAGAAGTTGCTACAGAGAAGACACAAGTCTGAGCCTCAATAATGTAGGTAATTATTATCAATAGAATCTTCTCCTATCTACCTGATTTAGACATGTAACTTTCAGCTCCATTGATGAGATGTTCGATGTCTGTTGTTCCAGGATATCACCCAACTTGTAAGCAACTGTACCAAGGTGGTCGACTGCATTCACTAGAGCACGTACAGTATAATCCTTAAGATTGTCCAACACCCTTAAGCAAAATAATACTAATTGTAAGTTAAAACATTCATGGTCAACAGAAAGCAGATCCAGAACAGCTTTTCTCTATAATGTACTactttaaaagaaaaaaatctcATTCTTGAGTGTGAGCCAAAGCAACTCACACTGAATACAACAGCAATCAGCATTCCATACTGAATCAACACACACATGACACATATATATAAGAGGATCTTTAAGAACATCAGAAATTATGGATTGAGCTTGGTATGATGGATTTGAAATATGATGATTTGATATGAGTGGGTTTAAATTCCCGAATCCAAATCCATTCTCAAAACCTTCAAGCCAAACACAAACCTTAGATAAGATGGCATTGGCAGTGGACTCACATTTGCTTTTCCTCACTGTGAAGGTAAGACTTCTCACAGTATTCTGCAGCAGAGTATAGTTGGGGCCTTAGGTTCTTGAGATCCTGCATAGGTTTAGCATTACAAACAAGAACAATTAAATGGAGTACTTCACTAAAAGTAGTAAAACCATGAAATCAATAAAGCATATAGCACATTCATTTATACAGAGAGACGAGAAAGTGATGCCTCTATGTTCCATTTCCGAAAGCAATTCTCTACCCGGCAATCTCAAGTAGAATTTTCGAAGAATTCATCTAGTACATCTTTCAATATTTAAGAACATGTATCATAACAATGCACATTATATACGATAAACATCGCTGCCCACTTGCTCCTAGTTTTACATTAACAAGCAAAAGTACCAGCTGAATCAAAGTTTAAATTAATGAAATAGTATATTGAATTTCTGTAGCTTAATTTCTAGAGTCAATTCAGATTACAGCATCTTACTCATTTCTATTCTTCCTCTTTCTCCACCTCAAGGTAAAAGGATGaagatcaaatacaaaaaacaaaacaaaaaaaaatccgcAAAAACCAGAAGTCAACCAGAAATCACCAAGCAAGCTCACAAACCACCCCGCATGTAGAGCGCAGTTGATCTCAGATCTGATCTCACAATCTCGAACCAAATCTAAGAAACGAACAAAACCTTACCTGCAATGCAGTAACAAAGCTCTTACTTCTCTCCATTGAGACCTCATCAAACTTGAGGCTCCGGTTCTCCACTCGAGCTCCCTCCGCCTCCATTAACAACACAGATTCCACTCAGCTTTCGAGAGACTTCTCCTGAAACTCAATCATCAATTCCTCAACACACACAGAAACATAAAAAGTGATTGTTCACCGCCAAAAAGAACCTCCGCAAACAGAAATGCTGAATTATTACGCAATGATTTGTGAAACAAGTGGAATCGGTATGATTGAAGGCGTGTCAAATTTTGGTGAAGCAACGGTAGTTGAACTGAATTCAATGCCTGTGGATTTTAGTCTCTTTTTTCTCCAACTATATTATAGGAGGAGTAAATTATTAATCATCTTCTTCGGAGAAAaaaatttgtgtagtgtttcATGAGCTAAAATTTGTGTACAAGAGATAGAgtcatttctaaaaataaaaaaattaaaatgtcaTTAACAAATTTTAATGTGTTAGAGTAAAATAAGCAACTACTACAATATGAACAATACTATATTATACATATGACTACAAATAATATGTAATAACTGATAACAAATTCAAACTTGATACTAACAAGACCAAAATTAGGCTAAAATTTATGAGTTTGTTTTGCCAATTTACTCATAATTATTGCTCTCttatctcacttcatttatgaattttcttttctctactttattttttattctcatTCATCCTCTTATCCTTTCTTTTGCAGGTCATTCTTAATTTGTAACTGTATATTATGCTAAAGAAGAGTCAACTTATAATCATGCAATAAAGTAAAGTTCCTCACCTTCTCACTTGCCCAtgcttaaaaattaaatttacttcCTCACCTTATTaatatttggaaaatatataagtatacttgttaatttatttacttattttagtTTTGTTACTTCATCAAATCGTTTGACTGATTATTTAAACTTCCAAACTTTTCTTGtatctatatatatttaattttataatatacatGCAGTGCATATATGATGCCACTGATAAATAAAATGTGGTTATACTATTTATTaagaatgtaatcaaatgcaaactctatatattgtgcACATTTCAAATTATAATCTGGATTATTGGATTTCAAGATTTGATACTCTATATATTGTGCACATTTCAAATTATAATATGGATCATTGgatttcaagatttgatgtTAATAGATGACAAATAACGTcaatagaaaatgtcaacacaacgtAAACATTGTCAACATATTGgtattttgttgacattttctgttgacaTCAAATCATGAATCTAAagatccagatcatagtttggagtttacAGAAAagatactatttatattttatcactacccatacttattatatctatattttaataaaaaaatttattagcaTGCTTTCCTAATGcaatttctaatattttattGCAGCTTATTTCATACTACTAAGTGCAAAATTCATCTATCTCACTACAAAAATGGCAATACAATAAGTAAGTCAACACCTATGCAATTAaggaaataattatttatctaaatATAATATACTGATTAAAATATAAGTCAATACCTGAATTTGGACTATTCATTAATTGTGGCACTCAGAAATTTTCAAATCTTATAGAAGTCAATagatactttttttttcttttctttttactgAAAATAAATGATAATGTAGTATTTCAATGAAACTTagctttattttattaaatttaaattatatacatgtatatttatcatctaacattatatataaaatttatttatatatgcaaAAAGTTatccctaagagcatccacacaTACTGGGGGTTGCGGGTGGACAGGGATGGGTGGGGGACATGAGATATGCCCTAGGTAGGGCACTGCACTGGGCGTTGGTGTGGCGTGCCCCGGGTCGTGCATTGTGGAGCATAGCACCAAGCCGcaacaattattttttaatttctaaatctATAAATATCATCACAAATCTCATTCATTTCATTAACAATCTCACACTTGTCTTGTATTCCTCCAAAAATCTCACACTTCACCAAAAAAATGAATCCTCGACCAAACGAGAAAACCATCTGCAATGACATTATCAAGAATTTTCGAAAGTCATACCGGCAATCTAAGCCGAAATAGACAATGAGGTTGCTCGCTAAAAAGTTGTCGTTGAAGGCTTGAAGCTACC contains:
- the LOC121750799 gene encoding protein ABIL1-like isoform X2; this translates as MPSYLRVLDNLKDYTVRALVNAVDHLGTVAYKLGDILEQQTSNISSMELKVTCLNQQLLTGQIYTEKEGLRQQQLLAIIPRHHKHYILPNSVNKKVHFNPHIQTDPRQPTLARARLYPPGATAANTLSWHLASETKSTLKGSVRGIISNENSQTYGKTSGAVNMLDIEKNAWMRSTLASSVEMQTRGAVQRDLLEGSKPLTPYRSFDNPTQREIVRPPVRSRSVLSAFFVKHKTPKLRTGA
- the LOC121750799 gene encoding protein ABIL1-like isoform X1 produces the protein MEAEGARVENRSLKFDEVSMERSKSFVTALQDLKNLRPQLYSAAEYCEKSYLHSEEKQMVLDNLKDYTVRALVNAVDHLGTVAYKLGDILEQQTSNISSMELKVTCLNQQLLTGQIYTEKEGLRQQQLLAIIPRHHKHYILPNSVNKKVHFNPHIQTDPRQPTLARARLYPPGATAANTLSWHLASETKSTLKGSVRGIISNENSQTYGKTSGAVNMLDIEKNAWMRSTLASSVEMQTRGAVQRDLLEGSKPLTPYRSFDNPTQREIVRPPVRSRSVLSAFFVKHKTPKLRTGA